The nucleotide sequence ATAGCAGAATAAAAAGAGAGCTCTTAAAGACTCTTCGCGAAGGTGACGTTGTCTCAGGCGATGAAATAGGGGAAACGCTCAGCATCTCACGAGTTGCTGTGTGGAAGCACGTGAGAGAACTTATTGAGCTTGGCTATGAGATAGAATCGACACCAAAGGGATATAAACTTCTGAAAGAGCCTAATAAACCATATCCCTGGGAGCTAGATGTCAAAGCCTACTATTACTTAAGCGTTAATTCAACCATGAACGTTGCCAAAGAGCTCGCTGAAAAAGGAGAAGAGGAGTGGACCTTTATAATTGCAGAAGAACAAACTGCCGGAAGAGGGAGACTAAAAAGGTCATGGGTATCTCAAAAAGGGGGCTTATACTTCTCTGTAATCTTAAGACCAAAGATTAAGCTCACAGAGATTGAGAAGATTTTAATACCATCATCCCTCGCAGTTGCCAGGACTATTCAAGAATATGGATTAACTCCTCAAGTTAGTCAAGCCGGGGATGTTTTTATCAATGGAAAAAAGGTTTCTGGGTTATTGGTCGAAGCTGAAGGGGAACTTGATATGGTTGATTTTCTCATACTTGGGATAGGTGTGAATGTTAATAATGAAGTCCCAGGGGAGTTTAATGCAACTTCTTTAAAAAGAGAACTTGGAAAAGAAATTAATCTTCTTGAATTTTCGCGGAAATTATTTGCTAATCTTAGAAGAGAGCTGAAAGAACATGATCTCTGACCCTCTAACATTTGGTAATCTGTCATTACTAAAATAGATTGAGAGCATAGAATAAAGCAATATAACTGCTTTAGCAGTTGAAATTGGAGGGAGATTTATGAAAAAAATAGTAAGTTTAGCGATTATATTTTTATTTCTAGCGAGCAGCATCGGATTTGTTAGTTTTTCGGAAGTTTCTGCCCAGAGCAAAATAAGAATCCTCTGGTTTGCTGCATACACTAGAGAAGGAGGGTTTACAGGAGGAATAACAGCAAGTAGGCTACTTCCGAACTCTTCGATATTAGCTCAGTATCCTAATTTTGAAGTAACCATTGTAACAGATGCTAGCAATCTTCCAAGTGACTGGTATGAATATGATATCTTGCTTATTGCAGATACTGGATTTCCAGAGAACTTAACTGAATTTAAAGGCAAACTTTTAATAACCCTAGATTCAGCTATTGCACCGTTCTTTTATTGGTTTACCGGAAGTAATCAATATAGAGTACTATGGGACTATACATCACGCTCCCCTCAGAAATGGATTTCTCCGTATACTGACATTGAAGTTGTCACATCAGGTGATTCAGTTATATATAAGGAGAAAATTGAAGAAATTAGTTGGCTTAAGACTCGCTTTGATGTTGCGTATGCAGTATTAGTTGAGAACGAAAGCAAAATAACTGTTGCTCTGTTTGAAGTCAACAAAAGTAATATTAAATTCTATTGGCTTCACATGGGGCCTTATGACGCTTGGCATTCAGAAACCCCCAATAGACAGACATTCCTAAGCATGGAGCTCTCAGAAATAGTTCTGAAATTATCAGCTAAGAAAAAAGTTGAGTATTTTGACTACGCTATGATGAATTACATCTGGTACATGCTTTACAACAAATACACCGAAAAATTCGATGAAATGTACGAGAGTGTTGCTCAGTACAACATAACAAATGCAACAATGCCTCAAGTGAGAGAATACAAGTCATTGGCAGAATATCACTACCAAAAAGGCTGGCAGTACGGACATCCGATTAGGGGACGCATACAGGCTTTGCCACATATGAGGAGGGCTTACATAAATGTAAAGAAAGCCTATGTTCTGCTTGATTATTCATTAAGAGGCCTTAAACACTGGCAGGCGTTGGAAGACAATGATTTAGCGGCTTTAATGCAACAGAATGCTGAGAATTCAACCCTCTACTGGATAGGAGGACCGCTCAACGGTACATACAATGGAGTAAGCGAGATAGAGGCAACATGGAGCAAATTCTTTGCAGGGACCAATGTAATAGATGTTGGAATATACAATATAACGCTCGCAAAAAGCGAAGAGGGCATGACAGGAATAAAAGCAATTGTCATAGTAACAACACAAGAAGGAAAACAAATCCCATTGAGATACGAGATTTACTTCAAAGGTGACGAGATAATTGAAGAATGGTGGACAATTGACCTATCAGTGCTCAAAACCATAAGCGGTTGATTCTTTGCTTCTTTTCTCTTTTTGTTAATCCTTAGTCACTTTTTTAAGCTCTCAGCTCAAATGCAGATACGATGATTGAAGTCAGAAATCTTTGGCACATTTACGAAGGCAGAAAAATTGCCCTGAGAGATGTTAGCCTTACTATTGAAAATGAAATCCTTGCCCTAGTTGGTCCTAACGGTTCTGGAAAAACAACTTTAGCAAAGCATCTCAATGGACTTTTAAAGCCAACGAAGGGAGAAATAATTGTTGATGGGATAAATACCAAAGAAGCTAGTGTTGCTGAGCTTTCCAGAATTGTTGGTTATGT is from Thermococcus paralvinellae and encodes:
- a CDS encoding biotin--[acetyl-CoA-carboxylase] ligase, with amino-acid sequence MPRKVLKDSRIKRELLKTLREGDVVSGDEIGETLSISRVAVWKHVRELIELGYEIESTPKGYKLLKEPNKPYPWELDVKAYYYLSVNSTMNVAKELAEKGEEEWTFIIAEEQTAGRGRLKRSWVSQKGGLYFSVILRPKIKLTEIEKILIPSSLAVARTIQEYGLTPQVSQAGDVFINGKKVSGLLVEAEGELDMVDFLILGIGVNVNNEVPGEFNATSLKRELGKEINLLEFSRKLFANLRRELKEHDL
- a CDS encoding nuclear transport factor 2-like protein; this encodes MKKIVSLAIIFLFLASSIGFVSFSEVSAQSKIRILWFAAYTREGGFTGGITASRLLPNSSILAQYPNFEVTIVTDASNLPSDWYEYDILLIADTGFPENLTEFKGKLLITLDSAIAPFFYWFTGSNQYRVLWDYTSRSPQKWISPYTDIEVVTSGDSVIYKEKIEEISWLKTRFDVAYAVLVENESKITVALFEVNKSNIKFYWLHMGPYDAWHSETPNRQTFLSMELSEIVLKLSAKKKVEYFDYAMMNYIWYMLYNKYTEKFDEMYESVAQYNITNATMPQVREYKSLAEYHYQKGWQYGHPIRGRIQALPHMRRAYINVKKAYVLLDYSLRGLKHWQALEDNDLAALMQQNAENSTLYWIGGPLNGTYNGVSEIEATWSKFFAGTNVIDVGIYNITLAKSEEGMTGIKAIVIVTTQEGKQIPLRYEIYFKGDEIIEEWWTIDLSVLKTISG